The proteins below are encoded in one region of Rhododendron vialii isolate Sample 1 chromosome 7a, ASM3025357v1:
- the LOC131333105 gene encoding 3-ketoacyl-CoA synthase 11-like, with protein sequence MSVSNLDEPLVSPSSSRKLPDFKKSIKLKYVKLGYHYLITHGMYLFLTPSIVVVAAQLSTFSPQDLYVLWDHLRFNLISVILCSTLLVFLSTLYFLTRPRPVYLVNFSCYKPEVARQCTRQIFMERSRLTGSFNEENLCFQQKILERSGLGETTYLPDAVLRVPPNPCMEEARKEAETVMFGAIDELLEKTNVKPKDIGILVVNCSLFNPTPSLSAMIVNHYKLRGNIVSYNLGGMGCSAGLISIDLAKDLLQVHPNSFALVISMENITLNWYFGNERSMLVSNCLFRMGGAAILLSNKRSDGRWSKYQLVHTVRTHKGSDDKCFSCVFQMEDPKGNVGVALSKDLMAVAGDALKTNITTLGPLVLPMSEQLLFFATLVGKKLFRMKIKPYIPDFKLAFEHFCIHAGGRAVLDEIEKNLQLSDWNMEPSRMTLYRFGNTSSSSLWYELAYTEGKGRVKKGDRTWQIAFGSGFKCNSAVWKALRTINPAKEKNPWMDEIDQFPVEVPKVAAI encoded by the coding sequence ATGAGTGTGTCAAACCTGGACGAACCCTTAGTATCTCCCTCCTCATCGCGGAAGCTTCctgattttaaaaaatccatCAAATTGAAGTACGTGAAATTGGGATACCATTACCTCATTACCCATGGCATGTACCTATTTCTAACTCCCTCAATTGTAGTCGTCGCAGCTCAGCTCTCCACATTTTCACCCCAAGATCTTTATGTTCTGTGGGACCATCTCCGCTTCAATCTCATATCCGTCATCCTATGTTCCACCCTTCTGGTTTTTCTGTCAACCCTTTACTTCCTCACTCGCCCTCGTCCTGTTTATCTTGTGAATTTCTCATGCTATAAGCCAGAAGTTGCTCGTCAATGCACGAGGCAAATCTTTATGGAAAGGTCGCGCTTGACTGGATCTTTCAATGAGGAAAATCTCTGTTTCCAACAGAAAATTCTAGAGAGATCAGGCCTCGGGGAGACGACTTACCTTCCAGATGCTGTTCTTAGAGTACCTCCTAATCCATGTATGgaagaagcaagaaaagaagCCGAAACTGTTATGTTTGGTGCCATTGATGAGCTTTTGGAGAAAACCAATGTGAAACCTAAAGATATTGGGATTTTGGTTGTGAATTGTAGCTTGTTCAATCCGACACCATCTCTGTCTGCAATGATCGTCAACCATTATAAGCTTCGAGGGAACATTGTTAGCTATAATCTGGGTGGAATGGGTTGTAGTGCCGGTTTGATCTCCATTGATCTCGCTAAAGATTTGCTTCAAGTCCACCCCAATTCATTTGCTTTGGTAATAAGCATGGAAAATATTACTTTAAATTGGTATTTTGGAAATGAAAGATCGATGCTCGTCTCGAATTGCTTGTTCCGAATGGGTGGGGCTGCGATTTTGCTTTCCAACAAAAGGTCCGATGGGAGGTGGTCCAAGTACCAGTTGGTTCATACCGTACGGACCCACAAGGGTTCCGACGACAAATGCTTTTCTTGCGTTTTCCAAATGGAGGATCCAAAAGGAAATGTTGGAGTCGCTCTGTCAAAGGATCTGATGGCAGTTGCTGGAGATGCTTTGAAAACTAACATTACCACTTTAGGCCCACTTGTGCTTCCCATGTCTGAACAATTGCTATTTTTCGCAACATTAGTGGGGAAAAAACTTTTTAGAATGAAGATAAAGCCATACATCCCCGATTTCAAATTGGCTTTCGAGCATTTCTGCATACATGCTGGGGGAAGGGCTGTGTTGGATGAAATTGAGAAAAACTTGCAGCTTTCTGATTGGAACATGGAGCCTTCTCGGATGACATTATACCGATTTGGCAACACTTCCAGCAGTTCTCTTTGGTATGAGTTGGCGTATACGGAAGGAAAAGGGAGGGTGAAGAAGGGAGACAGAACATGGCAGATCGCGTTTGGATCCGGCTTCAAGTGTAACAGTGCAGTTTGGAAGGCTCTGAGGACTATTAATCCTGCAAAAGAGAAGAACCcttggatggatgagatcgACCAGTTCCCAGTTGAGGTTCCAAAGGTTGCTGCCATCTGA